Sequence from the Zestosphaera sp. genome:
AAGTGGTTGGGGGCCCGCACTATATTCTTGAGGAGGGGTCCGCCAGACTGGAGCTTCCCTCTCGATGAAGCAGTTGCTTTGATGAAGCGACATAAACCTAAAGCTCTATTTGTGAACGACCCTAACAACCCTACAGGCACTTACATGACGAGGAGAGAGTTAGAAGAGCTTTCGCACGAGGCGGAAAAAACAAACACGCTACTCGTTTTTGATGAGGTTTACTGGGGTTCCGAACTGTATGAGTCTAGGCCAAGCATTCTTGAAGTTGCCGCGCCCGAGTTAGCGACGTCGGTATCCGGGCTTTCTAAAGTTTATGGGTTGCCGGGCCTGCGGGTAGGGTGGGTAGCGGGTTCTAAGAAATTGGCTGATAGGTTATGGAGCTTAAAAGACTACACTACTATAGCTCCCTCTATCTTGAGTGACTACATAGCCTCGGTAGTGCTTGAGCGCGAGAACGTTGAGAGACTTAGGGAGAGAGCCAGAGGTATTGTTAAGAGAAATCTAGAGATTCTCAGGGAGGCCTACGCTAGAGCTAGTGACCTTTTTGAGGTAGTCTGGCCTAGAGCGGGGGCCTACTTCCTGGCTAGGACTCCCTGGAGTAGCGATACTCTAATGATTGCTTACAGGCTCTTTAGAGAATACGGTGTTTTGGTGAATCCTGGCGAGTGTTTTGAGATACCTGGGTATCTGAGGGTGGGTTTAGGACAGCGACCTCAAGAATTTAGAGATGGTCTGCAGTACTTGATTGATAGTTTGACTAGAGTGCGTGAGGCTCTCCACACCAGCTAGAGAGGTAATTAGATTGTGGATATACTTCGTAGCTTCTTTGATAGGTTTAGGTGCGGGGGTACTGGGTTCTATGTTTGGTCTTGGAGGGGGTTTCCTGATAGTGCCCTTACTAAATATTGCAGGGGTTGATATTAGGGTGGCTGTAGGGACTTCTGCAAGTGCTATATTCTTTAACATGCTCTCTTCAACGATAGCGTACTCTAGATACAAGTACGTAGTGTATAAGGCTGGCGCCCTGCTTTCAGCGACTGCTGTAGTGACAGCATATTTCGGTGCTCAACTAACTAAAGTGTTGAATCCAGACCTGCTCAGAGTAGTTTTTGGGGTTGTCTTAGTCTTAGTAGGTTTGAGGATGATGATCTCTGCTAGCAGTGATAAAGTCTCTGAAAAGACTGCGGTCAGGTGGGGTTTGAGGAATTACGTCGTGTTGTTGTTGGGGGGTTGCTTAGCAGGCTTTATAGCAGGGCTTCTCGGCGTGGGCGGTGGTGTAGTGAATGTGCCTCTCTTAACATCTCTGGGTTTCTTGATGCACTATGCTGTAGCGACTTCTGCTATGGCTATTACTATAACTTCAGTTACTTCAGCGTTGACGCACCATACCCTAGGTAACGTAGACCTGGTTTTGCTGGCTTCTCTAACACCGCCGCTCGTTATTGGCGCGCAAGTAGGTGCTTTAATAGCTAAGAAGACTAAGTCAGTGACTCTGAAGAGAGGCTTTGTCGTGGTTTTGTGGGTTATTGCCGCGAGGATGGTGCTTAAAGGTTTGGGCTTCAACATACCTTAGCTCGAGGTCTTCAGTGAATGGTTACTGAGATAGCTGTGATGTCTGGGTTGATAATTCTCGCGTTGCTAGTTAACTACTTCCTTAATGAGATGGAGTTTTACGAGCCGTTAGTTAGTTTTTTGACTAACTTAGTTTACTGGTTTTTAATACCTTTAACGTTCTTCAAGACTTTCGGCGAGAGAGGACTGAATATCTCTGATTTGTGGGTCTTAGCGTCTTTCTTGTTTTTCACTTGTTTAGTGTTTGTTTTTGTGTATAAGTTGCGAGATTACAGCGAGTACGGTGTTAGAGAAGCGATATTCTTAACTTCCGTGTTTCCGAATTCTGTCTTTTTAGGGTTTCCCGTGAGTATGGCTTTCTTCGGTACTTTAGAAATAGCTTCTATTTTCGGGTTCTTTACAGTCACGCTGAATGTTGTTATTCCGGACTTTATGAGTTCTGAAAGACCTGCTTTAAGTAAGCTTATTAAGCACCCCGCGACTATAGGTTTCTTATCAGGTCTTGCTCTACACTACGTGTTTACAGAGTACGTTGCTTTAGTTTCTAACACTCTCTTCTGGGTAAGCTCACTCATGAGTTACTTGTCTGCATTAATACTTGGTTTGAGACTCCCTGTAAGACTTCACGTCTTCAAGAAGTACTTGAGAGAAGCGCTGGTAGTTGGGTTGTTTAGATTCGTGTTAAGCCCGCTAGTAAGTCTATTATTTATCTTGGTTTTCGGGGTCTCGTGGTTTAGAGGACTTCAGCTAATCCTGGTGAGCTCGATGCCTCCAGCACTAATAAACATCATAATGTCTCAAAAACATGGTTGGAAACCCGAGCTAGTCTCGGCAGTTACGGCAGTACTGACGCTCTTCAACTTAATATGCTTGATAATTCTCAGCGCATCAATTAGCTTGTGAATTCTCGCAACAAGAATCACCTCATACTCTAGTCTTAGGGCTCCGTAGCTGTTTCAAAAAGTAAGTCTCTGCAGGATTCCTCTAGAGCTAGATATGAGTTCCGTGCTGCTGAGCTTAAAGAGTGCCCATGATCTCGCATAGAGCGGCTGGTAGCCACAGCGAGCCATGAAGCAGAAGCACAACCCACCCTACCAAAAATCTAGGCAGGAAACAGAACTAGGTTCTCAACCCTTAAATTCTTATTAACAACCAACTAACATATAATTATTGGCGGGGGTGCCCGAGCCAGGTCAAAGGGGTCAGGCTTAGGCCCTGATGGCGTAGGCCTGCGTGGGTTCAAATCCCACCCCCCGCACCAACGCCGGAGGTAAGAGGTGATCAAGTCCGAATGTGGTCAAGAAGTTATATGCCTATCCACCTGTTATTTATTGCTATAGTAGCGTTTCCTACGTTGGCGATATTAACAATTATGTTAACTCACATCGGTCCTGACATAGCGTTTTGCAGAAGTCTTTGTGAAGTGTATTCGATAGGGTGTAAATATAATAGCTGGCTAGGCTGCAGGTTTGAGCTCGAGGGGATAAGCATTAATGCTACCTACGTGCCAATAGTCGTCGTTGTAGGCGTCGCGACTGCCTTAATCACTGTTTACTTATGGATTAGTACACTATACGTTGAAGTAAATCAAGACGGGATTCTAGTCGTTAAAAACTTCTTTCTACGCAGGAAGACCTACATACCCAGAAACGAGATACTGCACGTTTATGTTCAGACTCCGAATCCTTTAGGGATGTGGTTTAGGCAAGGTAGGTCTAAAGCGATAATAGTTCATGAGAAGGGTACGACAGTGTTCGCGCTGTACTCGGGGGACTTAATAGAGTTTCCTGAAGCGGTTATGAAGTACGTAGGCATAACACCTAGCACTATTGAGTCAGCTTTATGAGTTCGGCCTAGTATTCTTGACTCAGTCTGTGAGGGATTAAGCTATAGTTTTAAGCTTAGCTTAGTAATATTTGTTGGTGGGTTAAGTGCTTGTTAAGCCTCCTGTCACGGTTGATGTAGGTATTATTGGTGGGAGTGGCTTGTATGATCCGGGAATGTTTAAGGAGACTAGAGAGTTCAAGGTTTACACTCCGTACGGTCCTCCATCAGATAACGTCTTAGTCGGTTCATATGGTGGTAGGTTAGTTGCTTTCATTCCTAGACATGGTAGGGGTCATAAGATACCTCCACACAAGATTAATTACCGAGCCAATATTTGGGCTCTCAAGTCTTTAGGTGTTAAGTGGGTTGTTGCTGTCTCTGCTGTAGGGTCTTTAAGAGAAGACTACATGCCGGGAGACCTCGTAATACCCGATCAATTCATAGACATGACTAAGAAGAGGGTCTACAGCTTCTTCGACGGCTCTCTAGTAGGGCATGTCAGTATGGCTGACCCTTTCTGCCCTACTCTGAGGAAGCTGATCTTAGACGTAGGTGGCTCGCTAAACTTTAGGATACATCCTAGAGGTACTTACGTGTGTATCGAGGGTCCTAGATTCTCTACTAGGGCTGAGTCTAGAGTGTGGAAGGAGGTGTTTAAAGCTGACGTAGTTGGCATGACTTTAGTGCCTGAAGTAAACTTAGCTAGAGAAGCTGAAATACATTACGCTACCATAGCTTTAGTCACAGACTACGACGTCTGGGCTGAGAAACCCGTGACTGCTGAGGAGGTAGCTAAGGTAATGTCTGAGAATGTCGAGAAAGCTAAGAAAATTCTCGCAAACCTCATACCTAAGATACCTAAGCCTGAGGAAGCGGTGGAGTGCTGGTGCGAGAAGAGCTTGAGAGACGCTCTAATCTGATAGAAACTCTAACACGAAAACTGAGTAGGGATAAGATTCAAGAATTGAGGAGTAAGTCTCTCTCGATAATGGATTTCATCAGGAACTCTAGCAAAGTAATAACTACTACTTCAGACTTTTACGAGTCTCCGGCTAGGTATGCCTCAATAATTTTTTCTTCAATAACTGATAAAGACGTGAGGTACGTAGACCCTGAAGACTTGATGTATTATATAGCCCCCTACGATGAGGGGAGAGAACCCAGTATCATCATTTACTCATCTAGTGAGGGACTACATAATCTCAGACTACTTACTGACCAGCTGATATGGACTAACCACAGAGTCTTGGTAGTTACTCAAAGCAAGCTAGGGGAAGACCTCGAGTATAGACTGAGTAGTAGTGTCGTGGTTGACTTAAACACGGATGAGTGGTTGCTGCACTCACACATAATCACCTCACTAACTGCTGGAGAGTTAGCTCCTAGTAAGTCATTACGTGGAGTCAGAATCACTGAAGAATTAACTTCCTTAAACGCTGAAGTACTGGAAGACCTGCTTCGAACGTACGATAAAGTATTGAAGGAGTTGAGGAGGTTTATTACAGAGCCTTTCATAACTACTGCTAGCCCGTCGATGTGGGGGGTTGCTGAGGGGCTAGCTTACGAGCGCCTGCTTAACACGTACTTAGTCAGGCCTGAGGCAGTCTCTAAACACGTTCTTAAGATAAAGAAAGTTCTGGTAGTGTCTACAGATGTTGAGGAGTATTCTCTGAAGTTCGTGAAAGGCTTGTCAATCACTCAAGGTATTGAGGTATTCCCTCTAAATCTCAGGACAGACCCCCTAACATCACCTATCTACGGCTTACTACTAATAAAGTTCTTGTGAGGTATTCGAGTTGAAGAAATTGTTTGTTATGGGGGCTTCAGGCAAGCTAGTCAGGCATATAGTGTCGTCGCTGACTAAAGACTACGAGCTCTTCCTGCAGTGTAGTAGGAAGTGTGAAGAGCTGAGAGAGTTTTTGGTTAGTGCTGGCGGCGGATTAAGTAATTCAAGTACTCACTTGATAAGACATGATTTCCTAGAAGAAGGTGTTGAGAGCTTATCTAAGAAGTTGAGAGAATTAACGAGTAGTCTAGACGCTTCTATACTTATTGAGCCCGTGTTCGATCAAACCCCTTTTCAAGACTTACGTGAGGACCTCATCAAGAAAATAATTTACTTAGATTTGGTAGTGCCGGTATCCTTGATTAGGATTCTGACTCCCTTCATGTCTAGTAGAGAGTCAGTAATTATTGTTTTGGTAGACCTAACACCTTTCGAGGGTTCTAGAGTTTACGCAGGACTTAACCCCTCATTACCTACGGTTGCTTCGTCAGCCGCTCTCTACGCGGTAGTTAAGGAATCCCTGCATTACTTACCCAGTAATATTAAGGTGTTTGGTGTTGCTCTCGACTGGGTCAGAGTCCCTTCTAAGAAGTTGCCGTCAAACGTTGCTTCAGTAGCTATGAGTGTAGAAGATGTTGTGAGGTTTGTTAAGGGGTTGCTAGAGGAACCCTCTAAAATCTCTTCTGGGGCTTTAATTAGGTTGAGTCGTCGGGGAGGAACTACTTAGTTCAGACGCGGGTTCTCACATCACTGCTCAACCCTTGTAAGCTTCATCATCAACATAATATTACTCTTCTAGCTTAAATTTCTTGAAGTCCCTATTAGTGTGGGAGACCTGACGCCTGGTCGCGCGGCCCCGCGATAGTGGGGGAAGTAAGCAGTAGTGTTTAGTTAGGTGTTTGTGAAGATGGAGTTAGTGCCGGGAGCTGAGGTAGCTGGCGTGTCGCCAGCACTCTACTTGCGGAAGTACAAGACCTTAATTGTGGCTGACACTCACATTGGTTACGAGGACGAGCTTGCTTCAAGAGGTGTTTTCATACCTCGTTTTCAGTTGAAGAGAGTTATTGAGTTGCTTGAGAGACTCTTTAGTAGCTTCCTCGTGAGTAAGTTAGTGATAGCTGGAGACCTTAAACACAGCTTTAGCGGGATAGGCGTTGCCGAGAAGAGAGAATTGATGAAGTTTTTCACGTATGTAGCGCCTAAGGTAGAGGAAGTAATTGTTGTTAGGGGGAATCACGACAATTACTTGCCCCTACTAAAGAAGAAGTTTGATTTCATGTTTGAGGATTACGTTGTTTTAGGAGAATACCTAGTGATTCACGGCCATAGACCCATCCCTGAAGACGTCGGCAGTTCGTGGGAATACCTCATCTTAGGTCATGAACACCCAAGCATAACACTGAGAGATAGTGTGGGGAGGTTAGGCAAGTTTTCTTGCTTTTTAGTGGGGGAGATAAGTAACTTGAACAAGGTTTTCGTCACGTTGCCGGCTACAGGAGCTTACCAAACAGGATCTAGAATAACACTAGATAAAGAAACCTACATATCGCCGATACTGAGAGAGAACGCCTCAATACCGAACATAAAGCCAGTCATAGTTGATGAGGAGATAGGAGTTTTTGAGTTGCCGCAACTAAAAGACATTGCTGAATACCTCTACACCAAGTAAGTTGCGGTGCTTGAGGAGTCGTTGCGTAATATCCTGATTTATAAAGGCTTAAATACGTTATTAAATTATTGGGTGCTTAAAAGTGGAGATCAGGCCTATTATTAGGATTGAGAATATCGTAGCTACTGCAACACTTGACCAGACTCTTGATTTAGGTGCTGTGGCTAGGACTGTTTCGAACGTTGAGTACGACCCTGAGGAGTTTCCCGGCCTTATTTACAGGCTTAGCAAGCCTAGACTAACTGCATTGATATTCAACTCAGGTAAGATGGTTATTACTGGAGCTAAGAGCAAGAATCAACTGATTGACGGGTTTAAGAAGATAATCAGGGCTTTCGTCAGGCACGGCATAATAATAGTTGGAAAGCCCAGAATACAGATACAGAATATAGTTGCTTCAGCTAGTTTAGGCGTTGAGGTAGATCTAGAGAAGGCAGCTATAATACTCCCTAACGTCATGTATGAGCCGGAACAATTCCCCGGCCTGATTCACAGGATGGATGACCCGAAAGTAGTCCTCTTAATATTCAGTAGTGGTAAGATGGTCATAACTGGAGCTAAAGATGAGGAAGAAGTCAGTAATGCGGTAAACAAGATATTTGAGAAACTTAAAGAACTTAAGTGTGTTAGGGAAATTCCCTCTACCCTCTGACAGAAACTCAATCCCGCTCTAAAGTTTTTACTACGCAGATTAATTACGTTAATAGGTTTGATTCCTTCCCCGCCCTAAAGAGCTGGTTTCCGGTTGTAAGTATGTAGTCAGAGTGAACTGCGGTCTTCATCCCCTCACGAGTCTTAGGCTGCCCACCTCATCATCGAAAGAATTAGTGTTTAGATTAATTTAAGCTTCTCCTGACGTGTGCTGCGCTGTTTTCTTGCGGAGTCTTCTAGTAGCGAATTCAAAAATATTTAAATTGGTTTCTATAAGTTTTTCTAGGTGTGCTAGGGTGAGTTCCTCGAGAGCTGTGTTGGAGGTCAATAATCTGAAGGTTTATTACCGTACTCTAGCAGGGCTTGTGAGA
This genomic interval carries:
- a CDS encoding aminotransferase class I/II-fold pyridoxal phosphate-dependent enzyme, translated to MVCEVLDTQPLEELRQVLFGEVLERLPTFCLERWQSLHETSAKVLLSDSGVHPLTLFELLDYGLSLDRLSSAELGYGWTKGSPKLREKISEIYGGVVGPNNIVVTNGSAEANLVTVVATVKAGDLVLVDTPNYMQVPGLLKWLGARTIFLRRGPPDWSFPLDEAVALMKRHKPKALFVNDPNNPTGTYMTRRELEELSHEAEKTNTLLVFDEVYWGSELYESRPSILEVAAPELATSVSGLSKVYGLPGLRVGWVAGSKKLADRLWSLKDYTTIAPSILSDYIASVVLERENVERLRERARGIVKRNLEILREAYARASDLFEVVWPRAGAYFLARTPWSSDTLMIAYRLFREYGVLVNPGECFEIPGYLRVGLGQRPQEFRDGLQYLIDSLTRVREALHTS
- a CDS encoding TATA-box-binding protein — encoded protein: MEIRPIIRIENIVATATLDQTLDLGAVARTVSNVEYDPEEFPGLIYRLSKPRLTALIFNSGKMVITGAKSKNQLIDGFKKIIRAFVRHGIIIVGKPRIQIQNIVASASLGVEVDLEKAAIILPNVMYEPEQFPGLIHRMDDPKVVLLIFSSGKMVITGAKDEEEVSNAVNKIFEKLKELKCVREIPSTL
- a CDS encoding transporter — encoded protein: MVTEIAVMSGLIILALLVNYFLNEMEFYEPLVSFLTNLVYWFLIPLTFFKTFGERGLNISDLWVLASFLFFTCLVFVFVYKLRDYSEYGVREAIFLTSVFPNSVFLGFPVSMAFFGTLEIASIFGFFTVTLNVVIPDFMSSERPALSKLIKHPATIGFLSGLALHYVFTEYVALVSNTLFWVSSLMSYLSALILGLRLPVRLHVFKKYLREALVVGLFRFVLSPLVSLLFILVFGVSWFRGLQLILVSSMPPALINIIMSQKHGWKPELVSAVTAVLTLFNLICLIILSASISL
- a CDS encoding sulfite exporter TauE/SafE family protein yields the protein MWIYFVASLIGLGAGVLGSMFGLGGGFLIVPLLNIAGVDIRVAVGTSASAIFFNMLSSTIAYSRYKYVVYKAGALLSATAVVTAYFGAQLTKVLNPDLLRVVFGVVLVLVGLRMMISASSDKVSEKTAVRWGLRNYVVLLLGGCLAGFIAGLLGVGGGVVNVPLLTSLGFLMHYAVATSAMAITITSVTSALTHHTLGNVDLVLLASLTPPLVIGAQVGALIAKKTKSVTLKRGFVVVLWVIAARMVLKGLGFNIP
- a CDS encoding S-methyl-5'-thioadenosine phosphorylase, producing MLVKPPVTVDVGIIGGSGLYDPGMFKETREFKVYTPYGPPSDNVLVGSYGGRLVAFIPRHGRGHKIPPHKINYRANIWALKSLGVKWVVAVSAVGSLREDYMPGDLVIPDQFIDMTKKRVYSFFDGSLVGHVSMADPFCPTLRKLILDVGGSLNFRIHPRGTYVCIEGPRFSTRAESRVWKEVFKADVVGMTLVPEVNLAREAEIHYATIALVTDYDVWAEKPVTAEEVAKVMSENVEKAKKILANLIPKIPKPEEAVECWCEKSLRDALI
- a CDS encoding metallophosphoesterase, which translates into the protein MELVPGAEVAGVSPALYLRKYKTLIVADTHIGYEDELASRGVFIPRFQLKRVIELLERLFSSFLVSKLVIAGDLKHSFSGIGVAEKRELMKFFTYVAPKVEEVIVVRGNHDNYLPLLKKKFDFMFEDYVVLGEYLVIHGHRPIPEDVGSSWEYLILGHEHPSITLRDSVGRLGKFSCFLVGEISNLNKVFVTLPATGAYQTGSRITLDKETYISPILRENASIPNIKPVIVDEEIGVFELPQLKDIAEYLYTK